From the genome of Croceibacterium atlanticum:
ACATCGGCAAAGGGACGGTCCAGGGGGCTGGCCGGTTCGCGCGGGCCGTCGGCAGTATTCTTTGCGCTTTGCGACAGCAGCGCGGGCAGGGCTTCCAGATCGGTTTCGAAACGAACGGTCCAGGGATCCGCATCCCCGCGTTCGATTTCCAGCGTCAGGACGGCCAGCTCCTTCCCCTCGGGAAAGGGGGAGAGCAGAGAATAGCGGGCATTCCCGCCGACATTGCGCAGGGCGCATTTGGCACCCAGCGCATTGATGAAGCCATCGGCCATGCGTTGCTGGATCTTGCGGGCCAGCAATTCCGCCGATTTAGGCAGGGCGGCCGGAACTTCATCGTCATCGATATCGCCGGTGCCACCGAAAGTGCGGTCCAGCTCCGCCAGAATGATGCGCGCGTCGATCGACAGCAGCAGCCGATGGTTCGTGGCGCCCAGCGCCATCAGCGCATTGGCCGTCAGCGGGCCCGTCAGCCGGGCAAAGGTTTCCGATCTGGCCGTCTGTGCGCCCAGCGAT
Proteins encoded in this window:
- a CDS encoding FliM/FliN family flagellar motor switch protein — its product is MPQLSRAGESLAKSLAEELAEFFGDQEPKIKSLGAQTARSETFARLTGPLTANALMALGATNHRLLLSIDARIILAELDRTFGGTGDIDDDEVPAALPKSAELLARKIQQRMADGFINALGAKCALRNVGGNARYSLLSPFPEGKELAVLTLEIERGDADPWTVRFETDLEALPALLSQSAKNTADGPREPASPLDRPFADVPLEMRATLVDMDIPLSRLAALQPGMVLPVAVARNVPLKIGDTMIARGHVGELDDQIALQISQTFSGKEAQ